ATTCAATAATGTAAATACGTCTTTACAGGTCCTTGGCCCATTTTTGAAAAAAAAGGCTCATTCAAACATGCAGCTGGGATTTTTGGAGGCAAGAAGGATGGGAGAAGTAATCTAAGAAGCCTGAGTTATTTTTCTATTAAGAATAGTATATGCCCATTCGTGAATAAAAAACGTAAATTGAGTGGAATCCGGTTGTGTTACTTGACTTATCTTGATGACAATTATTAAATGGGTACATATTAAAAAAGGAAAAAATGAATGAATTGGAAGTGAATCGTTAGTGAAAATCGTATTCTTTGATATTGACGGAACGTTGCTTGATCATGAAAAAAAGTTACCTGCTTCAACAAAAAAAGCCATTAAGCAACTGCAGGATAGCGGGGTTTTTGTAGCGATTGCCACAGGAAGGGCTCCGTTTATGTTCGAATCTTTAAGGGAAGAGCTTGGTATCGATACATTTGTAAGTTTCAATGGACAATACGTTGTTTTTGAAGGGAGAGTCGTTTATAAAAACCCTTTGAGCATACCTGAGATAAAACGGCTCCACGAACATTCTGAAAAAAATGAAATACCGATCGTTTTCATGAATGAGGAGACAATGAAATCGAGTGTTCCACATCATAGCAGAATTGAAGAAGCATTAAGCAGCCTGAAGTTTCCCCACCCTGAACATGTGGCAGATTTTTATGAGGACCATGATATATACCAAGCCTTATTATTCTGTTCGGAAGATGAAGAAGGGAACTTTGTTGGGAAATATGATGACTTCCATTTCATTAGATGGCATGAGTATTCAACGGATGTTCTTCCATTCGGGGGTTCAAAAGCTGAAGGCATTAAAATATTAATGGAAAAAGTCGGGTTTGCTCTGGAGGATGTTTACGCCTTTGGAGATGGCTTAAATGATATAGAGATGTTAAAAGTAGCGGGATATGGCGTGGCAATGGGGAATGCCGGTCAACTTGTGAAGCAAGAGGCCGACTTTGTAACCAAGGATGTCGATGATGATGGCATACTTTTTGGTTTGAAGGAACTTGAACTGATATAAAAAACAAAACCCCCGTCAACCAACAGACGGGGGTTTTGCTTATTACGTTACCTTTCCACCGCAATTGAATTTTCCGGTATGGCATAGGGGTCTTCCGGATTGATATGATCATAAAACATGATTCCATTAAGGTGGTCGATTTCATGTTGAAAGCAAATGGCTGCGATGCCTTTCAGGCGGAGCTGAACCGATTTTCCTTCCAGGTCCGTACCCACAACCGTTATTCGAGCATAACGGGGCACATAGCCGGAAACGGGACGATTTACGGAAAGGCAGCCTTCTCCGGATGTCAAATATGCTTTTTCCACTGAATGGCTGATGAGTTTAGGGTTGAAAAGTGCATAGCTATACAGTTGACCATCTTTTTCTTTCAAATGAACCGCGATCATCCTTTTTGAAACATTCACCTGTGGTGCAGCCAAGCCAATTCCTGCCCTTAACCCGTATAGTGCAGCAATATCGGGCTTCTGGCTGTTTTGGACATATTCCATCAAGCTGGCTAAAAGTTGCTTATCTTCATTTGATGCCGGAAGCGGAACCTCTACCGCGACTTGCCTTAAGATTGGATCGTCTTCATTAACAAAATCATCCATGGTAAGCATAATCTTTCACCCCACAAAAATTCTTATAATATGTATAGGATTATTTTAACAAAAAAAATACTGAAAGTTAATGGATGATCTAATGAAAGAAAAATGGAAGGGATGGAATCAAGTCATTAATTCCTATCCCAGCCATTATATTATTTGCGTGTTGAGGTCTATTTAAAAAAATAAATCATTTTTTGTGAATTAGGGTAAATAGTTAACATTTTCGGGTAAAGGTAATAGTAATTATCTGGTTAGCAAAAGCACGCGCCGACAATGATTAACAGAATGAACAGGACAATGATTAGAGCGAAGCCGCCTCCAAAGCCGCAGCCGCCTCCACCATCACCATAACCATAGCTGGGTGCAACGGAAACCGGATAACAACAATCCTGGTTGTAACCTCCATACATAATTTCATACCTCCGTTTTTTGTATTATTAAAATGCTGACCACTCTGATTTGAAACGGTCCCTACAGCCTATGCAGTATGGCTTAAAGGGTGTAGGCTGGCGCCCAGTAATGAAAAAAACCTGTTCGGAATATGATTGTAACAAGTGTTTGCGGCTAATAAGGGAATTTAGAGAAATATGAATCTTCGAAGTACTATCAGAAGGAGCTGTCTATGTTGAATCGTTTTGGTCCATATGTTATTTTACTTCTTTCTTTTGTGATCTTGACTGGTTGTTTTAATGGTTCACCGGAAGAAAGAATCCACAAAATCCTAGAGAAAACTGCAGAAAAGGAAAGTGATTTCACCGAGCATCAAGAGCCACTTAATGATTTGGAGAAAAAAGAAAAAGAAAAATATGAGAAAATAATTAAACTTGGATTGGATGATTATGAACAGATCGTCGAGCTTTCAGATGAAGCCACCAAGAATATCGACCAAAGGGAAAAAATAATTGAAAAGGAACAAAGCAGTATGCAATCCTCAAAAGAACAATTCAATCAGATAGATGAACAAATCGGGAAAATAGAGGATGAAAAAATAAAAAAAGAAGCGACTGAAATGAAAAAGGTCATGAGTGAGCGCTATAGCACCTACGATAATTTATATGATGCATATCAACAAAGTCTGGCTTATGATCGTGAATTATATGAACTATTTAAAAAAGAGGATTTGAAAATGGATGAATTACAAGTGCAAATCGAGAAAATAAATACCTCTTATACAGAGGTTTTGAAAGCGAATGAGGAATTTAATGCATTAACGGAAAAATCAAATCAAAAAAAAGAAAGTTTTTATGATAGTTCCGGCATAGAAATGGCTGATTCAACAAAATAATATAAATAATGATGGGCTGTGATTCTCACTCACAGCCCATATTTTTGTTCAATCCAGTTCATTTAGGGTCTGGAAAATTCTAGAATAGCCTTTTTTGTGCAACCAGCTTGAGGGGAATTTTCATACCTGTACTAAAAAAAAACGATAATCAAAATTCTAACAGCAGACTTATATGAAAGCGTTTGAAAATTTTTTTGGAATATTATTCCGAAGGCTCAAATGCCTATAGTTAAAGCGGTTTTGGAATTGATCCGATATGCTGGGGGATTTAAATGTTATCCTTTGCCATCCTTAAATTGAAAATTAGGGGAAATTTAATAGTACAGTTGTAAAGTCAAAACTAATACAGAGAAGAAGTATGAGTATTGGAAATTCTATAAAATCAAAATTATAAGGAACTCCAAGTGATTGACTTGATGTTAATTCATCTTGTAAACTTAATCTATAAAAATTCTTGTATCATTTTCCTTGATTTTTTTTATGGTACAGAATAAGATTGAGACATATTAAGCATATCCACGTTTGAGGATTGGTCTTAAGGGAAAAATAAAAGAATGAATTGTTGAAGAAACTAAAAAGCAAACTATTTTTGCTTTATAGAATAATAATAGCAAACCTTTTTAATGAAAGGATGAGGTGCCAAATGGCTCAAAAAACTAAACAAGCTAAATTTAATGTTCAGGATCAGCTTAAGAAAGTAGAAGAACAATTTGAAACTTTTCAAATTTTAAATGAAGAGGGAGAAGTCGTTAATGAAGCGGCAATGCCTGATTTAAGTGATGAACAATTGCAAGAATTAATGCGTCGTATGGTTTATACACGCATCTTGGATCAACGTTCTATATCACTGAACCGCCAAGGTAGATTAGGTTTCTATGCACCGACTGCCGGTCAAGAAGCTTCTCAAATCGCTTCCCAGTATGCTTTGGAAAAAGAAGATTTCATTCTGCCTGGCTACCGTGATGTTCCGCAAATCGTTTGGCATGGCCTTCCGCTTTGGCAAGCATTCTTATTCTCCCGGGGACATTTTAAGGGAAATCAAATTCCTGAAGACGTCAATGTAATTTCCCCTCAAATCATTATCGGCGCTCAATATATCCAAGCTGCAGGAGTTGCTCTTGGGTTGAAGAAACGCGGGAAAAAAGCTGTGGCCATCACATATACTGGTGACGGCGGAACCTCACAAGGTGACTTTTATGAGGGAATTAACTTTGCAGGTGCATTTAAAGCGCCGGCTATCTTCATCGTGCAAAATAACCGTTTCGCAATCTCGACACCGGTTGATTTGCAATCAGCATCGAAAACATTAGCCCAGAAGGGTGTGGCTGCAGGTATCCCTGGCATCCAAGTTGATGGTATGGATGCGTTGGCCGTTTATACAGCCGTTAAAGAAGCGCGTGAACGTGCAATTAATGGTGAAGGCCCTACATTGATTGAAACATTAACTTACCGTTATGGTCCGCATACGATGGCTGGGGATGACCCGACACGTTACCGTACTTCCGAAATGGATAACGAGTGGGAACTGAAAGATCCATTGGTTCGTTTCCGCAAGTTCTTGGAAAACAAAAAACTTTGGAATGAAGAATTAGAGAACGAAACGATAGAAAAAGCAAAAGACGATATTAAAGAAGCGATCAAATTGGCAGATGCAGAACCTAAGCAGAAGGTTACAGACCTGATTGAAATCATGTATGAAGAAATGCCTTATAACTTAAAAGAACAATATGAAATTTATAAAGAGAAGGAGTCGAAGTAAGCCATGGCTCAATTGACGATGATTCAAGCAATTACAGAAGCATTACGTACAGAACTTAAGAATGACGAGAATGTACTCGTTTTTGGGGAAGATGTTGGTGTTAATGGAGGAGTTTTCCGTGCAACGGAAAATCTTCAAAAAGAATTCGGTGAAGATCGTGTATTCGATACACCTCTTGCTGAATCTGGAATCGGTGGATTAGCGGTCGGTCTTTCTTTACAAGGTTTCCGTCCTGTTCCTGAAATTCAATTCTTCGGGTTTGTATATGAAGTAATGGATTCCGTAAGCGGTCAGCTTGCTCGTATGCGCTACCGTTCAGGCGGACGTTACAGTGCACCGGTTACAATTCGCTCACCTTTTGGGGGCGGAGTGCATACTCCGGAAATGCACGCTGATAGCTTGGAAGGTTTAATGGCTCAGCAACCAGGGTTAAAGGTAGTTATCCCTTCCACTCCTTACGATGCAAAAGGCTTATTGATTTCAGCTATTCGTGATAATGACCCTGTCATATTCCTTGAGCACATGAAATTGTACCGTTCTTTCCGTCAGGAAGTTCCTGAAGAAGAATATACAATTCCATTAGGAAAAGCGGATGTGAAAAGAGAAGGAACGGATTTATCCATTATTACGTATGGTGCGATGGTACAGGAATCCATCAAGGCAGCTGAGGAATTGGCTAAGGAAGGACATTCCGTCGAAGTGGTCGACTTACGGACTGTATCTCCATTGGATATCGATACAATCATTGCTTCTGTAGAAAAAACTGGACGCGCTATCGTTGTTCAAGAAGCACAAAAGCAAGCTGGTATAGCAGCGAATGTCGTAGCGGAAATTAACGAACGTGCCATTTTGAGCTTAGATGCTCCAGTGTTGCGAGTGGCGGCTTCTGATACGGTATTCCCGTTTTCACAAGCTGAAACAGTATGGCTCCCTAATTATAAAGACATTATTGAAACGGCGACTAAAGTCTTGAAGTTTTAACAATCTTAAGTAATGGGAATGAATGTCCTGCTTGGGAAAGTAATATCGCATTAACGGTAATGCAAGATAAAGGACTTTATTCAAAGCACTAAGTATGATTTAATATAGGAGGTTGAACTCAGTGGCATTCCAATTTAGACTCCCTGATATCGGAGAAGGTATACACGAAGGTGAAATAGTGAAATGGTTTGTAAAACCAGGAGATAAGATTCAAGAAGATGACGTGCTTTGCGAGGTTCAGAACGATAAGGCCGTTGTTGAAATCCCATCACCGGTGGAAGGTACCGTTGAAGAAATCCTTGTTCAAGAAGGAACGGTTGCCGTTGTTGGCGATGTACTTGTAACTTTCGATGCTCCAGGTTATGAAAATCTTCAGTTTAAAGGGGATCATGGAGAAGAAGCGAAGGCAGAAGGTGAGAAGAATACGGAGGCCCAGGTTCAAGCAACTGCTGAAGCTGGACAGGAAGTCAAGAAAGAGACTGCTCCGGTTCAAGAAAATAATGGTGTAACGGGCGCGGGATCACAACCACAAGTTGAGGCAGATCCTTCACGACGTATCATCGCCATGCCTTCTGTTAGGAAATATGCACGCGAACAAGGGGTAAATATTCGTGAGATTTCTGGTTCTGGGGATAACGGCCGCATCATGAAAGATGACATAGATGCTTTCAAAAACGGCGAAACTGCTCCACAGCAACCGGCAGCTCAAAGTGAAGCTTCACAACAAAATGATACGGAAACAACCGAAAAACAAAAAGTTTCAATTCCAGAAGGGCAATATCCTGAAACTCGCGAAAAAATGAGCGGCATGAGAAAAGCGATCGCCAAAGCAATGGTGAAATCCAAACAGACAGCTCCGCATGTTACATTAATGGATGAAGTCGATGTGACGCTATTGGTTGCTCACCGTAAGAAATTCAAGGAAATTGCTGCACAAAAAGGAATCAAGCTTACATTCCTACCTTATGTTGTTAAAGCGTTAACAAGTGCATTGCGTGAATTCCCTATGCTTAACACATCATTTGATGATGAGGCTAGTGAGATTATCCATAAACACTATTACAATATCGGAATTGCGGCAGACACAGACAAAGGACTGCTCGTTCCAGTTGTAAAAGATGCAGATCGTAAATCAACTTTTGCTATTTCACAAGAAATTAATGAATTAGCGACGAAAGCCCGTGACGGCAAATTGGCTCCTAACGAAATGAAAGGTGCTTCTTGCTCCATTACGAATATCGGTTCCGCAGGCGGTCAATGGTTCACACCTGTAATCAATCATCCAGAAGTTGCCATTCTAGGGATTGGACGCATTGCCGAAAAAGCAATTGTACGCGACGGGGAAATTATCGCCGCTCCAGTTCTGGCATTATCACTGAGCTTTGATCACCGCATGATTGATGGAGCAACAGCTCAACATGCATTGAATCATATCAAAAAGTTATTGAACGACCCAGAATTATTGTTAATGGAGGCGTAAACAATGGTAGTAGGAGATTTTCCAATCGAAACAGATACTTTAGTGATCGGTTCAGGCCCAGGGGGATATGTTGCCGCAATTCGCGCAGCACAGCTTGGACAGAAAGTAACGGTCGTTGAAAAAGGAACAATCGGCGGAGTTTGTTTGAATGTAGGCTGTATCCCATCGAAAGCTTTAATTTCGGCTGGACACCGTTTCCATGAAGCTCAGCATTCAGAAGATATGGGTATCTTTGCAGAAAAAGTTTCTGTTGATTTTTCTAAAGTACAAGCTTGGAAAGGTTCTGTTGTTAAAAAATTAACAGGCGGTGTAAGCAGCCTATTAAAAGGTAATAATGTTGATGTTGTAACTGGAGAAGCTTATTTCGTTGACGAAAACAGCATCCGTGTTATGAATGAAGACTCAGCCCAAACATATACATTTAAAAACGCAATCATCGCCACTGGTTCATCGCCAATCGAGATTCCGTCATTTAAATATACGAAACGTGTACTTAATTCCACTGGTGCTCTTGCTTTGGAAGAAGTTCCAAGTTCGATCGTGGTAATCGGCGGAGGTTACATTGGAACTGAGCTTGGCGGAGCATTCGCAAGCTTCGGCACTAAAGTTACCATCCTTGAAGGTACGGAAGAAATCCTTTCTGCAGGCTTTGAAAAACAAATGGCAGCACTTGTTAAGCGTAACCTTAAAAACAAGGGTGCTGAAATTGTTACTAAAGCAAATGCTAAAGGCGTGGAAGAAACTGAAACAGGTGTAACCGTTACTTATGAAGTAAAAGGCGAAGAGAAAAAAGTTGAAGCCGATTACGTTTTAGTAACAGTTGGACGTCGTCCAAATACGGCAGAGATCGGCCTGGAGCAAGTCGGAATCAAAATGACTGATCGTGGTTTGATCGAAACGGATAAACAATGCCGTACTAGCGTAAAAAACATTTACGCAATCGGTGATATCGTTTCTGGACCTCAGTTGGCTCATAAAGCTTCTTATGAAGGTAAAATTGCAGCTGAAGCCATTGCAGGACATTCATCTGAAATCGACTATCTTGCTATTCCGGCTGTTGTATTCTCTGAACCGGAACTTGCTTCTGTCGGTTATAATGAAAAAGAAGCGAAGGAAGCTGGAATCGAAGCGCTTGCTTCTAAATTCCCATTCGCTGCAAATGGACGTGCTCTTTCTTTAAATAATACGGACGGATTTGTGAAGCTTATCACTCGCAAAGAAGACGGATTGGTTATAGGAGCACAAATTGCAGGACCAAACGCTTCTGATATGATTGCAGAACTTGGTTTGGCTATCGAAGCAGGAATGACTGCCGAAGATATCGCAATGACAATCCATGCACATCCAACTTTAGGGGAAATCACAATGGAAGCTGCTGAAGTTGCCCTTGGAACTCCTATTCACATCATCAAGTAATTGATTTTTATAAAAAAGCGTACTGCCTAATGCAGTACGCTTTTTTTGTTTGCCAGATATACAAATATGAAGGATGACTCCCCAGTCATGATTTTCTTCACGCTTGTTAAATGAAAAGGGTAAAAAGGGCATAAGCTATAAAAGGACTTCTTACTTTTTTCCTTGAAAGGGTTTGAAAAAGGTAATAAAGGATAAAAAAATAAGATGAGCGATATGTTAAAGGAATATTTTTTGCCAATAAAAAGATCATGGCTGATATATTCATATCAAAATGGGGTGGATCACTTGAAAAATTATCTGGTAATCCTCTTTCAACTAATCGTTTGGAGTGGGTATACATTAGTTGAATGGCTGTCTGTTAACGATCGTTTCGTTTTCAAAGTATTCATGTTTCTGGTCTTTTCCTATCTAGCCATTTACATTGGTAAAATGATTTTAAAATCCAATAGGCGAACAATGCTTGTTACCGTGATAAGTCTATTATGCTACGGTATTTTGCAAATCCTTTTGGAAATGCTAGTACCCGTTTATTGAATTTTTAAGCAAGCCGCAATGACACAAGAAACCACGGAGGAACCATGATTAACAAAGGAGTAGCATTATTTACATTAATATCATTTTTATTGATGGCATGCAATGGTCCGAGTTCCAGTCGAACGGAAAATGATAATCAAAAAAGTGTGGAAACGACAACAACGGTCCAAGATGAAAGCCAGCAAGAGAAAGATCTGAAAAACGAAACGTCAAAAACAATTGTCGATGGGCATGTAAAGGCAGAATATCGGGTGGACAAAGAATATTGGTCATTTAAACCAATTGGGGATGCAAATCCGAAAGTTGTGCTGTTAACATTTGATGATACACCTGATAAATATTCTCTGAAAATCGCCCAGACGCTGAAGCGCCTTGAAGTACCTGCGATTTTTTTCGTGAACGGTCACTTTCTTGGAAATGATGAAAATAAAGCGGAGCTAAAAGAAATTCATGAAATGGGTTTTTCTATCGGTAATCATACTTATTCCCATGTGAATTTAAAACAGTTAACCGAAAAGGAACAAGAGCGGGAAATCGTAAAATTGAACAATTTGGTAGAAGGCATTACAGGGGTACGCCCTAAGTACTTCAGGGCGCCATTTGGATTGAATACCGAGCATTCAAAAAAAGTCGCTGAGAAAGAAAAAATGTTGGTCATGAATTGGACATATGGATACGACTGGGAAAAAGAGTATCAGGATAAAAAAGCTTTAAGGGAGATCATGTTGAACAGCCCTTATTTAGGAAATGGTGCGAACTTACTGATGCATGACCGGCAATGGACGAGTGAAGCCATTGAGGATATCGTGAAAGGTTTTCAAAAGAATGGTTATGAGATTCTTGATCCAAAGTTAATTGAAACGCCTGCATGAGCCAATTCCGGCTTCTGCAGGTTTTTTATTTCCTTGGATAATAATACATCACCCGTTTATTGAAGAGATGTAGCTGCGCCCGTAATTTCTTTGCAAGGAACTTGCACAGTTCATTAGCTTTCCCCTTATCACCGAAAGTTGCTGTTTCAGGGAGGGTAAATTGGATATAGGATTGAATCCGCTCTGATCCGTCTTCATCCTTAACGACTTCTTGGTCAACGCCTATCAATATCATGTGATATCGATCTTCTTTGGATTGGAGATATATGGCCTTATCTTTCATCTTTTCTGGTTCTTTCATTTCATAAGGAAATGCTTTCTTATCATAGTCCCAATCCAGTTGCTTTCCGGTTTTCGCTGTGATCATTTGATAATAGTTCAGCAGTTCTTTCACATCTTCGATGGTTACAGTCCCTTTCACGGACTCAGGAACAAGTTTGATATAGGCATTTTCAGTCATGTGGATCCCCCTTAAATCGATAGGATGTAAGATTATATTAACATTTTATGGATGTATTATATACATATCTATATGTAAATTAAAAGACGAAATTCCTTTTTCACCTTGCTATGCAAAAGCAAGAGGTGTGATGAAATGAGCTCCAGGGCCCAAAAAGGAATCGTCTAACGAACGATTGGAGTCAATTGCTTCCTACAAGAGGGTTCATTAAATGGGAAAAAAGTATATATGTTATACTTTTTAGCTTGAAATAATAAATGTGTTATATTATAATTCATATAAAGCGGTTACATTACGTCATTGATGCATACAATATAGAGGAAGGGGTTGTAAAAATGGGAACTATCGTATGTCAAACTTGCAATAGCACGATTGAACATTTTGAAGATGAAAAAGTAAGTGTACTATATACACACAATCACAACTGCCAAAGCTGTGATACAGCTGCCTCTGAAAAATAAATCGAAACAGGATTATAAGATTAATAGAATTTAAGGGTGTTTCAGGATTGTAACCTGGAGCACCCTTTTTATAGAAGTCAATGAAGCGAAAATCTTCAGTTTATCGGGAGCTACATGCTCAATAATAAAGGGGGCAAAAAAACCAGAGCAGCACTTCGCTCTGGTTTGATGGGATCAATCAATTTTTAATGATACGTAAATATTTTATTTCTGGGTCCTCAGGGCCTTGAACAGGAAGGCCGGCCTCGATGTTTTTCCGGATGTAATTGATATTATCTTCAGTAATCAATTCACCTGGTATGAAGATTGGGATTCCAGGCGGGTAAACCATGATGAACTCAGCGCTAATTTTGCCGACAGATTCCTCAATGGGAACCACTTCGGTTTCTGCATAAAATGCTTCCCTTGGTGATAAAGCCAAGGGTGGTGTATCAGGAAGCAGGACTTCGATCTTTTCATGTTCAGCCGCCATTTCCTTAAACTCATCGGCCAAGTCTCTAAGGGCAGTAATCAGAAGGTCCGCTTCTGTTTTTGAGTCTCCAGGTGTTATCAGGCAAAGGATATTGTACAAGTCAGAAAGTTCCACTTCGATATTATGCTTTTCACGAAGCCATTTCTCAACGTCGTATCCGGTAATATTCAATTCCTTGATGGATATGATCAATTTAGTCGGGTCATAACTAAAGGCTGCCTCACTCTCGAGAATTTCGCTGCCGACACAGTAAAGATAAGGAATCTCATTAACGGCCTCGCGGATATACCCTGCGAGATTGATTGCTTCATCAATCATTTCCCTGCCTACCGTCGCAAGTTGTCTTCTGGCCGTATCCAGGGAAGCCAGAAGGATATAGGAGGTTGAGGTGGTTGTGAGCATGCTCAATATGGCTTGAACACGATTTGCGGAAACCAATCCATTCCTTACATTTAATATGGAACTTCCCGTTAGTGAACCGCCCAGTTTATGAACACTCGTTGCAGCCATATCCGCTCCAGCTTGCATGGCTGACATCGGCAAGTCTTCATGGAAGTGTATATGGACACCATGTGCTTCATCTACCAGTACTGGGATTTTGTAGGAATGAGCAACTTCCACTATTTTTTGCAAATCAGCCGAAATGCCGAAATAGGTTGGATTGATGACAAGCAATCCTTTTGCATCGCTATGTTCCCTTAAAGTTTTTTCGACGGCATCTACGGTGATTCCGTGTGAGATGCCCAAATCTTTGTCTATTTCAGGATTGATGAAAATGGGAACAGCTCCGGAAAACACAATGGCAGACATTACGGATTTATGTACATTCCTTGGGACGATGATTTTGTCCCCAGGTCCGCAAACTGTCATGACCATCGTCATGATTGCTCCACTTGTTCCTTGAACGGAAAAGAATGTGTGATCCGCCCCAAAAGCTTCAGCGGCAAGATCCTGAGCTTGTTTAATGATCCCCTTTGGCTGATGGAGATCATCGAGTGGAGCGATATTGATTAAATCTATAGATAATGCATTTTCTCCAATGAAATTACGGAAATCAGCGTCCATTCCTTTTCCTTTTTTATGACCTGGAATATGAAATTGAACGGGATTTTTTTTTGCATGCTGCAATAAGGCAGTGTATAAGGGTGTTTCATTCTGTGACAATTCTTTGTGGCCCCTTTTCAATAAAATAGGTACGTAATATTTGGGAGTACATACTCCCTTTCTATTAATGATCGTATGTTTCTCCGATTCCATCGTATGGTTAGTAAACTTGTGGATAGACATAAAACATATGAATTATAGCACGTCTTATAATAAATGCCTAGAGTGACTTTAATGTCCTGACTTAAACAATTTATATATGTCTTTATTGTTAAGGGGCTCAATAAAATTATGAGCAGATTATAAATGTCCATTTTCCTAGTATTTACTGGATTTACTCAAGAATTCTTCTTTTATCAATATTGTAGGTGAGTTTAA
The DNA window shown above is from Peribacillus sp. FSL P2-0133 and carries:
- a CDS encoding Cof-type HAD-IIB family hydrolase, yielding MKIVFFDIDGTLLDHEKKLPASTKKAIKQLQDSGVFVAIATGRAPFMFESLREELGIDTFVSFNGQYVVFEGRVVYKNPLSIPEIKRLHEHSEKNEIPIVFMNEETMKSSVPHHSRIEEALSSLKFPHPEHVADFYEDHDIYQALLFCSEDEEGNFVGKYDDFHFIRWHEYSTDVLPFGGSKAEGIKILMEKVGFALEDVYAFGDGLNDIEMLKVAGYGVAMGNAGQLVKQEADFVTKDVDDDGILFGLKELELI
- the def gene encoding peptide deformylase — its product is MLTMDDFVNEDDPILRQVAVEVPLPASNEDKQLLASLMEYVQNSQKPDIAALYGLRAGIGLAAPQVNVSKRMIAVHLKEKDGQLYSYALFNPKLISHSVEKAYLTSGEGCLSVNRPVSGYVPRYARITVVGTDLEGKSVQLRLKGIAAICFQHEIDHLNGIMFYDHINPEDPYAIPENSIAVER
- a CDS encoding YjcZ family sporulation protein produces the protein MYGGYNQDCCYPVSVAPSYGYGDGGGGCGFGGGFALIIVLFILLIIVGACFC
- a CDS encoding YkyA family protein codes for the protein MLNRFGPYVILLLSFVILTGCFNGSPEERIHKILEKTAEKESDFTEHQEPLNDLEKKEKEKYEKIIKLGLDDYEQIVELSDEATKNIDQREKIIEKEQSSMQSSKEQFNQIDEQIGKIEDEKIKKEATEMKKVMSERYSTYDNLYDAYQQSLAYDRELYELFKKEDLKMDELQVQIEKINTSYTEVLKANEEFNALTEKSNQKKESFYDSSGIEMADSTK
- the pdhA gene encoding pyruvate dehydrogenase (acetyl-transferring) E1 component subunit alpha yields the protein MAQKTKQAKFNVQDQLKKVEEQFETFQILNEEGEVVNEAAMPDLSDEQLQELMRRMVYTRILDQRSISLNRQGRLGFYAPTAGQEASQIASQYALEKEDFILPGYRDVPQIVWHGLPLWQAFLFSRGHFKGNQIPEDVNVISPQIIIGAQYIQAAGVALGLKKRGKKAVAITYTGDGGTSQGDFYEGINFAGAFKAPAIFIVQNNRFAISTPVDLQSASKTLAQKGVAAGIPGIQVDGMDALAVYTAVKEARERAINGEGPTLIETLTYRYGPHTMAGDDPTRYRTSEMDNEWELKDPLVRFRKFLENKKLWNEELENETIEKAKDDIKEAIKLADAEPKQKVTDLIEIMYEEMPYNLKEQYEIYKEKESK
- a CDS encoding alpha-ketoacid dehydrogenase subunit beta — translated: MAQLTMIQAITEALRTELKNDENVLVFGEDVGVNGGVFRATENLQKEFGEDRVFDTPLAESGIGGLAVGLSLQGFRPVPEIQFFGFVYEVMDSVSGQLARMRYRSGGRYSAPVTIRSPFGGGVHTPEMHADSLEGLMAQQPGLKVVIPSTPYDAKGLLISAIRDNDPVIFLEHMKLYRSFRQEVPEEEYTIPLGKADVKREGTDLSIITYGAMVQESIKAAEELAKEGHSVEVVDLRTVSPLDIDTIIASVEKTGRAIVVQEAQKQAGIAANVVAEINERAILSLDAPVLRVAASDTVFPFSQAETVWLPNYKDIIETATKVLKF
- a CDS encoding dihydrolipoamide acetyltransferase family protein; translated protein: MAFQFRLPDIGEGIHEGEIVKWFVKPGDKIQEDDVLCEVQNDKAVVEIPSPVEGTVEEILVQEGTVAVVGDVLVTFDAPGYENLQFKGDHGEEAKAEGEKNTEAQVQATAEAGQEVKKETAPVQENNGVTGAGSQPQVEADPSRRIIAMPSVRKYAREQGVNIREISGSGDNGRIMKDDIDAFKNGETAPQQPAAQSEASQQNDTETTEKQKVSIPEGQYPETREKMSGMRKAIAKAMVKSKQTAPHVTLMDEVDVTLLVAHRKKFKEIAAQKGIKLTFLPYVVKALTSALREFPMLNTSFDDEASEIIHKHYYNIGIAADTDKGLLVPVVKDADRKSTFAISQEINELATKARDGKLAPNEMKGASCSITNIGSAGGQWFTPVINHPEVAILGIGRIAEKAIVRDGEIIAAPVLALSLSFDHRMIDGATAQHALNHIKKLLNDPELLLMEA
- the lpdA gene encoding dihydrolipoyl dehydrogenase, coding for MVVGDFPIETDTLVIGSGPGGYVAAIRAAQLGQKVTVVEKGTIGGVCLNVGCIPSKALISAGHRFHEAQHSEDMGIFAEKVSVDFSKVQAWKGSVVKKLTGGVSSLLKGNNVDVVTGEAYFVDENSIRVMNEDSAQTYTFKNAIIATGSSPIEIPSFKYTKRVLNSTGALALEEVPSSIVVIGGGYIGTELGGAFASFGTKVTILEGTEEILSAGFEKQMAALVKRNLKNKGAEIVTKANAKGVEETETGVTVTYEVKGEEKKVEADYVLVTVGRRPNTAEIGLEQVGIKMTDRGLIETDKQCRTSVKNIYAIGDIVSGPQLAHKASYEGKIAAEAIAGHSSEIDYLAIPAVVFSEPELASVGYNEKEAKEAGIEALASKFPFAANGRALSLNNTDGFVKLITRKEDGLVIGAQIAGPNASDMIAELGLAIEAGMTAEDIAMTIHAHPTLGEITMEAAEVALGTPIHIIK
- a CDS encoding polysaccharide deacetylase family protein — translated: MINKGVALFTLISFLLMACNGPSSSRTENDNQKSVETTTTVQDESQQEKDLKNETSKTIVDGHVKAEYRVDKEYWSFKPIGDANPKVVLLTFDDTPDKYSLKIAQTLKRLEVPAIFFVNGHFLGNDENKAELKEIHEMGFSIGNHTYSHVNLKQLTEKEQEREIVKLNNLVEGITGVRPKYFRAPFGLNTEHSKKVAEKEKMLVMNWTYGYDWEKEYQDKKALREIMLNSPYLGNGANLLMHDRQWTSEAIEDIVKGFQKNGYEILDPKLIETPA